TACCGATAAGGATTTCTGGAAAACACACGAGAGCGCTGTTCGCGAGTTTGTCGATCCCGAACGATATGGGCTGGTTCAGGACGCCGAGCACGTTGCGGGGTTTCTCGCGCACCGTATCGGATCCCGCCTTGATGCGCAGGCTGCCCCCGTTCTCCACGTGCCCGATCGGGTGGAGCTCGTCAGTCTGCTCAAGTTTTCCGAGCCGCGCGTGTATGTCTCGGATTACTTGCCGGCGATGGACGAGCTGCGCGATGCGCCGACGCGGCCGTTGGACGCCTTTGAGCAGCAGGGCCTGGCAGCGCTCAAAAATGGCGAAGACATCGTCAGCGAGGACAAGCCGCCGACCATTCGCGCGCTGGGGGCCCTGCGGGCATTGAAACAGTGCCTGCAATGCCACACGGTCGAAGAGGGGCGCTTGCTCGGAGCTTTTTCCTATCGCTGGGGCCCGGCAAAACCCACGCCGCAGCCCGTGCCGCCGACGCCCGACGCGACTTAACGGGGAGCGTGGGCATTGCACCGGAGCTGGGTTTCCTTCACTAGCCCGAAGCGCCCGCGAGGGTGCTTCTACGGGCCAATCCCTCGCTGTCGCGTCGGGCTGGTGTTGCAAGCCATCTTTCGTACGCCGAGATCTTCGGCCCGCCCGGCGTTTGCTTGCAATGCGCCCCCCGGCTGGACAGAATAGCTGGCGTATTCGCCGCAGGCGGACCCGTCGGACAGATGCCGGGCTTTGAAAGCCCTCGCCGCTCGACCGGTTGCTAACTTTCGCGGCTTGCGACACGCCCGACTCTCCCTCCCGCCTTTTGCCTCCAGACGCTTGAGGAGTCTTTTGCCGTGAAACAACGCTCCGCGCCCACGCGACGCACATTCTTGAAGGCTTCGGCGGCGGCAACGCTGGCCGCGCCGACGATTGTCCCTTCGACCGTCTTTGCCAAGGACGATCAACCGGCGCCCAGCGACCGCGTGGTCGTCGGGTCGATCGGCGTCGGCGACCTGGGACGCCGGCATCACCTGGCCAACCATCTGATTCCCAACAAGCGCGTTCAGATGGCCGCCGTCTGCGACGTCGATCGCAATCACCGCGACCAGGCCGCGCTCGACGTTCTGAACCGCACCGGCAAGAAAGTCGACATCTACAAGGACTTTCGCGATCTGTGCGATCGCCAGGATATCGACGCCGTGTTGATCGCCGTGCCCGACCATTGGCACGCCCTGATCTCGCTGTACGCGATGGAGTCGGGCAAGGACGTCTATTGCGAAAAGCCGTTGACGCTCACCATCGACGAAGGCAAGAAAATGGTCGAGGTCGCGCGGCGCTACGGCACCGTGTTTCAGACCGGCAGCCAGCAGCGCTCGGACAAGCGCTTCCGCCAGGCGTGCGAACTGGTGCGCAACGGGCGGATTGGCAAGTTGCAACGCGTCGATACTTACATCGGCGATATCGACGGCGGCACCTGGCAGCCGACCACCACGCCTCCGCCCGAGCTGGATTGGAACTTCTGGCTGGGACCAGCGCCGTGGGCCGAGTACTCGCCGAACCGCTGCCATTATCAATTCCGCTGGTTCAGCGATTACTCGGGCGGCAAGATGACCGACTGGGGCGCGCACCACAACGACATCGCGCAGTGGGGCATGGGGACCGACGGCACCGGCCCGGTGAAGGTCAAGGGCCAAGGCACGTTCCACGAGAACGGCCCGCACGACGTGCCGGGCAAGTTCGACGTAACGTACACCTACGCCAGCGGCGTCGAGCTGACGTGCCATTCCGACGGTGAAAACGGCATCAAATTCACCGGCAGCGACGGCTACGTATTCGTCAGCCGCAGCCAGATCACCGAATCGTCGCATCGCGACATTCTGCGGACCGAATTCAGCGACAAAGACGTGCGGCTGTACGTCAGCACCGATCACCACAACAACTGGCTCGATTGCATCCAGAGCCGCGAGCGCCCGATCTGCGACGTCGAAATCGGCCACCGCTCGTGCACGATCTGCCACTTGGGCAATATCGCCATCAAGCTCGGTCGCGAGCTGAACTGGGATCCTGAGAAGGAAGTTTTCGTCAATGACGAGCAAGCCAACCGCATGCTCAGCAAGCCGATGCGGGCCCCGTGGCATATTTAGCGGGAAAGTAGTCAGTAGCCGGTAGTCAGTAGTCAGTAAGAAAACTTTGGACCACCGGTTACCGCGAACAAAACTAATTAGCCGCCGGGCCTGCCCGGCGTTCCAAAACAAAAAAGCATCGCCGAAGGACATAACCATGGACACCATCGCACAGATTTCCGAACAGTTGGGATCCTCCGAACAGGCCACGGCGTTCAAAGCCCGTCGCGCATTGGCCGTCCGTGCCGCGGCCGCGGGCGCGCCTGGCAAAGAAGCCGAGCGGACGGCGCTCGCCGCCGAGTTGGCCGGTTGCCTGGTCGCCAAGGGTGAAGGGGGCGACAGCAAAAAGAAAGAGCAGCCGCCACGCTATTCGGTCGCGGCCCGCAACGCCATTTGTCGCACGCTGGCCGAAGTCGGCGGTGACGCTGAAGTCGCCGCCCTGGTGCAGACCTTAGCGGACTTCGACGTGCGCGAGATGGCCCGCTTCGCCCTGGATCGCATCCCCACGGCCGACGCCGCCAAGGCCTTGGCCGAGGCCGACGACAAGCTGGTCGGCGAAGAGTTCCGCGTGGGCGTGACTAACGCGCTGGGCAAGCGTCGCGACGCCGTGGCGGTCGAAGCACTGAAGAAGGCCACGACCGACACCAGCAGCGAGATCCGCCTGGCCGCCGCCGAAGGATTGGCCCTGCAGCCGGACGCCAGCGGCGACGCCGCGATTGTGGAAGTCCGCAAGCAACTCGGCCCCGCAAGCCCCCGCGCCGCCAAGCGGATGGACATCGCGCGGCTGCAACTGGCGGCCACGCTGGCCAAGGCGGGTCAGAAGGACGCCGCCCGCGGCATCTATCAGGGCCTGGCCTCGGACGGGGCCGACGAAGCGCAAAAGAAAGCCGCGAAGAGTGCGCTTGAGCACCTCGGGTAGCGTGCGAATGACGAATGTAATGTCGAAATTCAAAGGGTGAACGACGATAGATCGTTCGTCATTCCGTCATTTGATTTTCCTTCGACATTTGAATTTCGACATTCGACATTGCCACGAAATCCTATTTCGCGGCCGCCGGCTTCTTCTGCTCGAACATCCACGGCAACGCGCCCTGCGGATCTTCGTAGGCCGGGGTCCAACTGTCGTGGCCGACGCCGGGTAGTTCGCTGTATTTCACGTTACCGCCCGCGGCCCGCACGGCTTCGACCATCGTGCGGCTGAGCGACGGTGGTACGACTTTATCGTCGCTACCGTGTACGGCCCAAATCGGCAACTTGGCCAGCTCAGCGGCGTCGTTGGGATCGCCGCCGCCGCAGATCGGCACCATGGCCGCGAACCAATCCGGGTGCCGCGCCGCCAGGTTCCACGCGCCGAAGCCGCCCATCGACAGCCCCGTGAGATAAACTCGTGCGGGGTCGATTGGATATTTCTTCAGCGTCTCTTGCAGAACGGCTTCGGCGACCTGCATCTGCTCCGAAACACCCGTCTTGTCCGGCCCGCGGGCGACCCACAGCTTCCCCTCGCGGCATTGCGGCGCGATGAAGAAGCAGGGGAACTTCTTCTGGTACTCGGGCGTGGCCATCAGTGTCGGCAGATATTTCAGTTGCGCGACGTTGTCGTCCCCGCTTTCGCCGCGGCCGTGCAAGAAGAGCACGACGGGATACTTCTTGCCTGGCTCGATCGTTTCGGGCGAAAGCAGGCGGTAGCGGAACGTCTCGTTCTCGTACGGTCCACCGGTGAACTGGTAAGTACGTTCGGCGAATTTCGAAATCACTTCTTCACCCGGTTCTTGGGACGCGGCAAGCGCGCAGGCGGCGACGAGCAGTAAAGCGTGCATCATTGTGGGCATCCGTAGGCAAAGGACCGTCTCCGCCCTCTTCTCGCAGTGCACCCATGGTAGTGCAAACGATCGAGCGGGGAAAATCCGGGACGCCCTGTAGCGAGAGCTGCGACGGTGCGATCGGACGAGCTGGTCAAGATGGGGGCGTGTAGCAGCGAGGCCTGAACACGCACGCGGACTGAGGATTACCGGAGCCGGCTAACCCTTCACGCGCTGCGGAATCGTGAACGAGTAGAGCATCGTCACGGCGCCGGCCGAGAGCAGGCTCCAGGGAGCCCAATCGGGCGGTTTGATGTCGCGCCCACCGCGGTTTTCTGTTGCGCTGGCGCCGCCACGCGACGACATGATGAAGTCGTCGACGACCAGGCATTCCGCGCCGATGACCAGCAGGCAGAAGCCCACGGCAATGAAAAATGACCGCCACATGCAGGTGGTCTCGTTCCGAGCGGTGCGCCCCGGCTGACAAAGGACGGTTCGACGCGGCGCAAACGCCTGGACCGTCTGCTGGCATTCATCGACAGTCGGGCGCGCCGGTCTTCAGGGTTTGCCGGCGTCGCGGCATTCACCGCACGACCGGACACGTGGTTTTGACGATCGCGCCAGGCGCGACCGGCCGGGCGGGCCGTATGTGCCGGCGATTTCGGCTACCTCGAAATGCGCCCCCTGCTCTGATACGATCAAAGGCATCTTCGGCCTGCCGGTCATGATCCGCCAGGCCCGCTTTTTCGCTACAGACGGACCGATTGCCATGCCACTTGATCCCTACTCTCCTTGCCCGGCCGGAACGGGCAAGAAGCTGAAATTCTGCTGCGCGGACCTGGTGGGCGAGCTGGAAAAAATCCAGCGCATGCTCGAAGGAGACCAGCGGCTTGCCTGCCTCGAACACATCGAGAAGTTGCAAACCAAATACCCCGGCCGTGCCTGCTTGATGACCTCGCAGGCGCTCTTGCTCTTGGGCCAGGGACGCAAAGACGACGCCAAGCGGGTTATCGACGCCGTGCTGGCGCAGGCCGCGGCCAACCCGGTGGCGCTGGCCGAATCCGCGCTTGTGACGTTCGGCGAGGGCGAGCTGCGCAAGGGGATCGAGACCTTGCAACTGGCCCTCTCGGCTTGCCCCGCGCCGATGCCCGTGACGGTCGTGGATGTGATCGCTACGGTGGCCGAGACGTTGGTCGGCTTGGACGAAATTCCGTCAGCGCTTGGACATTTGTTGCTCTTGGCCAGCTTGCTGCCGCAGGATCAGCACACGCTCGCACTTTTGATGCGGATCAATGGTTCGCCGCAGGTGCCGCTGTTGTTCAAGGAAGAGCCCGACTTCCTGCCCGCCCCGGCGGGCGCCAGTTGGAAAGCCAAGTTCGACGAAGCACTGGAGCCGGCTCATCGGGGGGCATGGCGCGTGGCGGCCGACAAATTCACGGCGCTGGCCGCTACCGCCGGAGATGCACCCGCACTATGGCACAACCTGGCCGTGTTGCGCTCGTGGCTGGCTGACGATGCCGGAGCGGTCGAAGCCCTGCGCAAGCTCTCGGCGCTCGACGTGCCGACGGACGACGCTGTCGAGGCCGAGGCTCTGGCCCAATTGCTCGACCCCGCGACGACGGGCGAAACCCTCGAATTGATATCGATCGAGTATCCGATCAAGGATATCGAGACGCTGAATACTCGGCTGGCGAATCGTCATTTCTTGAGCGTGCCGGTGAACACCTCGGCTTGGACCGAGCGGAACGAAGCGCCGCCGCAAGGTTCGTATGCGCTTCTGGATCGCGAGGCGCCGCGCACCGGCGTGGGGATCGCGCGCGAGGCGGTGCCGAACATCATCGGGCATGTGCTGGTGTTCGGCCGG
The sequence above is drawn from the Pirellulales bacterium genome and encodes:
- a CDS encoding Gfo/Idh/MocA family oxidoreductase, whose amino-acid sequence is MKQRSAPTRRTFLKASAAATLAAPTIVPSTVFAKDDQPAPSDRVVVGSIGVGDLGRRHHLANHLIPNKRVQMAAVCDVDRNHRDQAALDVLNRTGKKVDIYKDFRDLCDRQDIDAVLIAVPDHWHALISLYAMESGKDVYCEKPLTLTIDEGKKMVEVARRYGTVFQTGSQQRSDKRFRQACELVRNGRIGKLQRVDTYIGDIDGGTWQPTTTPPPELDWNFWLGPAPWAEYSPNRCHYQFRWFSDYSGGKMTDWGAHHNDIAQWGMGTDGTGPVKVKGQGTFHENGPHDVPGKFDVTYTYASGVELTCHSDGENGIKFTGSDGYVFVSRSQITESSHRDILRTEFSDKDVRLYVSTDHHNNWLDCIQSRERPICDVEIGHRSCTICHLGNIAIKLGRELNWDPEKEVFVNDEQANRMLSKPMRAPWHI
- a CDS encoding PHB depolymerase family esterase produces the protein MMHALLLVAACALAASQEPGEEVISKFAERTYQFTGGPYENETFRYRLLSPETIEPGKKYPVVLFLHGRGESGDDNVAQLKYLPTLMATPEYQKKFPCFFIAPQCREGKLWVARGPDKTGVSEQMQVAEAVLQETLKKYPIDPARVYLTGLSMGGFGAWNLAARHPDWFAAMVPICGGGDPNDAAELAKLPIWAVHGSDDKVVPPSLSRTMVEAVRAAGGNVKYSELPGVGHDSWTPAYEDPQGALPWMFEQKKPAAAK